In one window of Tubulanus polymorphus chromosome 3, tnTubPoly1.2, whole genome shotgun sequence DNA:
- the LOC141901871 gene encoding protein turtle homolog B-like isoform X1, with protein MAMNKRSRVIGISVVLISVLFYLADHTVIGQICITENTTLTMVVRPEVLKLGGTAVIQCQVLPPPKTGRCIFNMHLLSPSVLRFFPRSICHSFGDEEPRYVERCDVTAGRYGIRITNVEMADAGRWGCHFRYYMSYHNSVHVDVVAPPSGPVLTSEPTTAIGNIVTLQENSSLTITCNGSQYEATGLMYKWNGVNLSGESNNTLNFTRISKTDSGVYTCNVSNIVDTVTGSVTVNVLYAPVLSERVEPVVAQIGETAEFTVKFDVNPPIGTTLCCVKNATTNESVITSNELKTIPVSKTQWDVVVQSVQASDFGTYLCELKNAIGSVEVTLHLTKSGDANCGLLTCVALGAIVASLVVTIIILVVFVILFVKRRKNNSKSSAATKKKRRNKAAKIAKKEADTDDVYEVYTHRPTRQRAVNTSENIYGNREMVNVARNASAFRDLGEEYEEI; from the exons ATGGCGATGAATAAAAGGAGTCGG GTTATTGGTATTTCGGTAGTGTTGATATCGGTCTTATTCTATCTAGCTGATCACACTGTTATCG GGCAGATATGTATCACAGAGAATACGACATTGACAATGGTAGTAAGACCGGAAGTTCTAAAACTAGGAGGTACCGCAGTTATACAATGCCAGGTTTTACCGCCACCTAAAACAGGTCGCTGCATATTTAACATGCACTTGTTAAGCCCTTCGGTACTAAGATTTTTTCCTAGAAGTATATGTCATTCATTTGGTGACGAAGAACCTCGGTACGTTGAAcgatgtgacgtcacagccgGCCGTTATGGTATACGTATCACTAACGTAGAAATGGCTGATGCTGGAAGATGGGGTTGTCATTTCAGGTACTACATGTCCTACCACAATAGTGTACATGTAGATGTAGTGG CGCCCCCGAGTGGACCAGTGCTAACGTCTGAACCAACCACCGCCATCGGTAACATCGTCACATTGCAGgagaattcatcattaacgATCACATGTAACGGTTCACAGTATGAAGCTACAGGACTGATGTATAAATGGAATGGTGTCAATCTATCAGGAGAGTCTAATAATACACTCAACTTCACAAGAATTAGTAAAACTGATTCAGGTGTTTATACATGTAACGTATCGAATATAGTAGATACAGTTACTGGTAGTGTTACTGTCAATGTTCTAT ATGCGCCGGTGTTGTCCGAACGAGTCGAACCCGTTGTTGCGCAGATCGGGGAAACTGCCGAATTCACGGTGAAGTTCGACGTGAATCCGCCGATTGGAACGACTCTCTGCTGCGTTAAGAACGCGACGACGAACGAATCGGTGATAACCTCGAACGAATTGAAAACGATCCCGGTTAGCAAAACTCAATGGGATGTTGTCGTACAGTCGGTGCAAGCGTCTGATTTCGGAACGTATTTGTGTGAACTCAAGAATGCAATCGGTAGTGTCGAGGTTACTCTGCATCTTACAAAGTCTGGTG ATGCCAATTGCGGGCTGTTGACGTGCGTGGCACTGGGAGCTATCGTTGCCTCATTGGTCGTCACCATCATCATTCTCGTTGTTTTCGTGATTCTATTTGTGAAAAGACGCAAAAACAACTCGAAAAG TTCTGCTGCCACTAAGAAAAAAAGGAGAAATAAGGCGGCGAAGATAg CTAAAAAAGAAGCTGACACAGATGACGTATACGAAGTGTACACGCACAGGCCTACGAGACAACGTGCGGTGAACACGAGCGAAAATATTTACGGAAATCGCGAG ATGGTCAACGTCGCCAGAAACGCGTCCGCGTTCAGAGACCTTGGCGAGGAATATGAGGAAATCTAG
- the LOC141901871 gene encoding protein turtle homolog B-like isoform X2 codes for MVVRPEVLKLGGTAVIQCQVLPPPKTGRCIFNMHLLSPSVLRFFPRSICHSFGDEEPRYVERCDVTAGRYGIRITNVEMADAGRWGCHFRYYMSYHNSVHVDVVAPPSGPVLTSEPTTAIGNIVTLQENSSLTITCNGSQYEATGLMYKWNGVNLSGESNNTLNFTRISKTDSGVYTCNVSNIVDTVTGSVTVNVLYAPVLSERVEPVVAQIGETAEFTVKFDVNPPIGTTLCCVKNATTNESVITSNELKTIPVSKTQWDVVVQSVQASDFGTYLCELKNAIGSVEVTLHLTKSGDANCGLLTCVALGAIVASLVVTIIILVVFVILFVKRRKNNSKSSAATKKKRRNKAAKIAKKEADTDDVYEVYTHRPTRQRAVNTSENIYGNREMVNVARNASAFRDLGEEYEEI; via the exons ATGGTAGTAAGACCGGAAGTTCTAAAACTAGGAGGTACCGCAGTTATACAATGCCAGGTTTTACCGCCACCTAAAACAGGTCGCTGCATATTTAACATGCACTTGTTAAGCCCTTCGGTACTAAGATTTTTTCCTAGAAGTATATGTCATTCATTTGGTGACGAAGAACCTCGGTACGTTGAAcgatgtgacgtcacagccgGCCGTTATGGTATACGTATCACTAACGTAGAAATGGCTGATGCTGGAAGATGGGGTTGTCATTTCAGGTACTACATGTCCTACCACAATAGTGTACATGTAGATGTAGTGG CGCCCCCGAGTGGACCAGTGCTAACGTCTGAACCAACCACCGCCATCGGTAACATCGTCACATTGCAGgagaattcatcattaacgATCACATGTAACGGTTCACAGTATGAAGCTACAGGACTGATGTATAAATGGAATGGTGTCAATCTATCAGGAGAGTCTAATAATACACTCAACTTCACAAGAATTAGTAAAACTGATTCAGGTGTTTATACATGTAACGTATCGAATATAGTAGATACAGTTACTGGTAGTGTTACTGTCAATGTTCTAT ATGCGCCGGTGTTGTCCGAACGAGTCGAACCCGTTGTTGCGCAGATCGGGGAAACTGCCGAATTCACGGTGAAGTTCGACGTGAATCCGCCGATTGGAACGACTCTCTGCTGCGTTAAGAACGCGACGACGAACGAATCGGTGATAACCTCGAACGAATTGAAAACGATCCCGGTTAGCAAAACTCAATGGGATGTTGTCGTACAGTCGGTGCAAGCGTCTGATTTCGGAACGTATTTGTGTGAACTCAAGAATGCAATCGGTAGTGTCGAGGTTACTCTGCATCTTACAAAGTCTGGTG ATGCCAATTGCGGGCTGTTGACGTGCGTGGCACTGGGAGCTATCGTTGCCTCATTGGTCGTCACCATCATCATTCTCGTTGTTTTCGTGATTCTATTTGTGAAAAGACGCAAAAACAACTCGAAAAG TTCTGCTGCCACTAAGAAAAAAAGGAGAAATAAGGCGGCGAAGATAg CTAAAAAAGAAGCTGACACAGATGACGTATACGAAGTGTACACGCACAGGCCTACGAGACAACGTGCGGTGAACACGAGCGAAAATATTTACGGAAATCGCGAG ATGGTCAACGTCGCCAGAAACGCGTCCGCGTTCAGAGACCTTGGCGAGGAATATGAGGAAATCTAG
- the LOC141902235 gene encoding uncharacterized protein LOC141902235, whose translation MTINKRSRVIGISVVLISVIFYLADHTVIGQQKNCINAADTTIKTVTPANVKVGGIAVVQCQVSPPSKDFCGHRIDMYRPYPGRFAFDKTNCPRGTPASRCMMLEDGHVTI comes from the exons ATGACAATAAACAAAAGGAGTCGG GTTATTGGTATTTCGGTAGTGTTGATATCGGTCATATTCTATTTAGCTGATCACACTGTTATCG GACAGCAGAAGAACTGTATAAACGCAGCAGATACGACAATCAAGACCGTAACACCGGCAAATGTAAAAGTTGGTGGCATCGCTGTCGTACAATGTCAGGTTTCGCCTCCCAGTAAGGACTTCTGCGGTCACAGAATAGACATGTATCGCCCTTATCCGGGACGGTTTGCGTTTGATAAAACAAACTGTCCTCGGGGAACTCCCGCATCCCG ATGTATGATGCTGGAAGATGGTCATGTAACTATATGA